The following proteins are co-located in the Micromonospora tarapacensis genome:
- a CDS encoding IS701 family transposase — protein sequence MRARAGLLERLRSCFVRTQTWQHAGRYVSALVSQVPKRNGWSIAEQVGDVTPDRTQRLLNRAVWDTTAAMSQVRRFAAAGLDEAASRRRRRGLVVGALDETGQPKQGVATAGVKRQYMGCAGRVANGINTVHLSYVRERIGHALVGARQWIPAEQITDAQAAAGMGLPAGLKFRTKGQLAIDLCADAYADGLRFDVACGDEVYGNCTQLREFFETRGQAYVLRVASTFMIDLPSGDRLTCAQAVTQLAGDNRGWEVRSAGAGSKGQRWYAWAWLATASPRHHLLVRRHLRTGELAFHYCHVPEGQILTKTRLIRAAGLRWPVEEDFEFGKDHFGLDQCQARLYTAIQHHTVLVMAALAVCAVTAAHLADRTDTQAPPPNTPDQPPPADPGLIPLTVPEVKRILATALHHPQPPGHDTHWLTWRRRHQARARWFHQRARLNRNYALVS from the coding sequence GTGCGGGCACGGGCTGGCCTGTTGGAGCGGCTGCGGTCGTGTTTCGTGCGGACGCAGACATGGCAACACGCGGGCAGATACGTGTCGGCGCTGGTCAGCCAGGTGCCCAAGCGCAACGGGTGGAGCATCGCCGAGCAGGTCGGGGATGTCACGCCGGATCGCACGCAGCGGCTGTTGAACCGGGCGGTGTGGGACACGACGGCCGCGATGAGTCAGGTGCGGCGGTTCGCCGCTGCTGGTCTGGACGAGGCGGCGAGCCGTCGGCGGCGGCGTGGCCTGGTCGTGGGGGCGTTGGACGAGACGGGTCAGCCGAAGCAGGGCGTCGCGACGGCCGGGGTGAAGCGGCAGTACATGGGGTGCGCGGGCAGGGTCGCCAACGGCATCAACACGGTGCACCTGTCGTATGTGCGGGAGCGGATCGGGCACGCCCTGGTCGGGGCGCGTCAGTGGATCCCGGCCGAGCAGATCACCGACGCGCAGGCTGCGGCCGGCATGGGACTACCGGCCGGGTTGAAGTTCCGCACCAAGGGCCAGTTGGCCATCGACCTGTGCGCGGACGCATACGCCGACGGGCTGCGCTTCGACGTCGCCTGCGGCGACGAGGTGTACGGAAACTGCACCCAGTTGCGGGAGTTCTTCGAGACTCGCGGGCAGGCGTACGTGCTGCGAGTCGCCTCCACGTTCATGATCGACCTGCCCTCGGGTGACAGGCTGACCTGCGCGCAGGCCGTCACCCAGTTGGCCGGGGACAACCGCGGGTGGGAGGTCCGCTCGGCAGGGGCGGGGTCGAAGGGACAACGCTGGTACGCCTGGGCGTGGCTCGCCACCGCCTCACCCCGCCACCATCTACTCGTGCGCCGTCACCTGCGCACCGGTGAACTGGCCTTCCACTACTGCCACGTGCCCGAGGGACAGATCCTGACCAAGACCAGGCTGATCCGCGCCGCCGGGCTGCGCTGGCCGGTCGAGGAGGACTTCGAGTTCGGCAAGGACCACTTCGGCCTGGACCAGTGCCAAGCCCGCCTCTACACCGCGATCCAGCATCACACCGTGCTGGTCATGGCCGCCCTCGCCGTCTGCGCGGTCACCGCCGCCCACCTCGCCGACCGCACCGACACCCAGGCCCCGCCACCGAACACACCGGATCAGCCGCCACCAGCCGACCCCGGACTGATCCCGCTGACCGTGCCCGAGGTCAAACGGATACTCGCCACCGCCCTCCACCACCCCCAGCCGCCCGGCCACGACACACACTGGCTCACCTGGCGACGCCGACACCAAGCCCGCGCCCGCTGGTTCCACCAACGCGCACGCCTAAACAGGAACTACGCCCTGGTCAGCTAG
- a CDS encoding restriction endonuclease produces MAYSPVDLPVRRAGLELAWEKIDFTAFERLIFQLVVETEGYENVDWLMHTNAADHGRDVSAVRLRKDPLSGHSSQRVAIQCKHWLSRAVRDTDANQAIVSISHWENPPFDVLVLATSGRFTSDAIAWIERHNSRGQRPIIEVWNDARLEFLLNERPHLVRSFGLR; encoded by the coding sequence ATGGCATATTCGCCGGTTGACCTTCCCGTCAGGCGAGCGGGCCTAGAGTTGGCATGGGAAAAGATTGACTTCACCGCCTTTGAACGCCTCATCTTCCAGCTTGTGGTCGAGACCGAAGGTTACGAAAACGTCGACTGGCTTATGCATACCAACGCTGCCGACCATGGTCGCGATGTGAGTGCCGTGCGCCTTCGCAAAGATCCATTGAGCGGGCACAGTTCACAGCGAGTCGCCATTCAGTGCAAGCATTGGCTCTCACGCGCCGTCCGTGATACTGACGCAAATCAGGCCATCGTAAGCATCAGTCACTGGGAGAATCCGCCATTCGATGTGCTTGTTCTGGCAACGAGTGGACGCTTTACCTCTGACGCCATCGCCTGGATTGAACGACACAATTCCCGTGGGCAGCGCCCAATAATCGAAGTTTGGAATGACGCCCGCTTGGAGTTTCTACTGAATGAGCGACCTCATCTCGTCCGCAGCTTCGGTTTACGCTAG
- a CDS encoding SAM-dependent methyltransferase: protein MTAEYFTVEPIAHVVGGRTEPTDDYWGGSRAILRIDGERFTPAATQGLDEFSHLEIVFRFHLTDPTDLHLGARRPRDNPEWPEVGIFGHRNMRRINWLGVSRCRLIKVDGLDLHVEDLDAVNGTPVFDIKPWFSEFGPRGEVYQADWATQMLGQYFAPPIQNQK, encoded by the coding sequence ATGACAGCCGAATATTTCACCGTCGAGCCCATTGCGCATGTCGTCGGAGGGCGGACCGAGCCGACCGACGACTACTGGGGCGGTAGCCGCGCAATCCTCCGAATCGATGGTGAGCGCTTCACGCCGGCCGCCACCCAAGGGCTTGACGAGTTCTCTCACCTAGAAATCGTCTTCCGTTTCCACCTCACCGATCCCACCGATCTGCATCTGGGCGCTCGCCGCCCGAGAGACAACCCCGAGTGGCCCGAGGTAGGCATCTTCGGCCACCGCAACATGCGCCGGATCAACTGGCTAGGCGTATCCCGGTGTCGCCTTATCAAAGTTGACGGCCTTGACCTTCACGTTGAGGATCTGGACGCGGTAAACGGTACCCCCGTTTTTGACATCAAGCCTTGGTTCTCGGAGTTCGGTCCGCGAGGCGAAGTTTACCAAGCCGACTGGGCAACTCAGATGTTGGGACAGTACTTTGCGCCGCCGATTCAAAATCAGAAATAG
- the murC gene encoding UDP-N-acetylmuramate--L-alanine ligase → MTDTITGNPTIEAYTGPLDLSRPHFVGVGGCAMSGLARLLAEMGHQVSGSDIHDSATLVTLRAAGVLVYLGHDAAHIEGASCVVYTTVAQNAPEVRAARVAGIPVVHRAQVLDKLAAARRLVAVSGSHGKSTTAGMLAHILRTLGQGPTYLIGADLTGAGSGAHLGASRLLVAEADESDRSFHFLTPSIAVVTNVTDDHPENFVSHAEVLRAYVEFGGRVAPYGFLIVNADCVGATVAADVIADERPDLTVLRYGRDRTADVRLLDVHAEGWSASATVRMPNGTEVRLTLPTPAAHHLDNAAAAMACAAALGLDPGDVAGAACTFAGVRRRFEHIDTRAGVTVIDSYADHPHEIAADLDAARTLARGRVFVVFQPSGHARVLAFGDRIGGLLADKADHVLLLDVHGTVPAGRPVADGTAIMTRLRDGSYCLPLGPDHAARVIARMAGRGDVVVTMGTGDVTGYGTAILDTLSNRSEVALSA, encoded by the coding sequence ATGACCGACACGATCACTGGTAACCCGACAATCGAGGCGTATACCGGCCCGCTGGACCTGTCCCGCCCGCACTTCGTGGGCGTCGGCGGTTGCGCGATGTCCGGCCTGGCGCGGCTGCTGGCCGAGATGGGCCACCAGGTCAGCGGCAGCGACATCCACGACTCGGCCACCCTGGTGACCCTGCGCGCGGCTGGCGTCCTGGTGTACCTGGGGCACGACGCGGCGCACATCGAGGGCGCGAGCTGCGTGGTCTACACGACGGTTGCGCAGAACGCGCCGGAGGTCCGCGCGGCTCGCGTCGCCGGCATTCCTGTGGTGCACCGGGCGCAGGTTCTGGACAAGCTGGCCGCCGCGCGGCGGCTGGTGGCGGTGTCCGGGTCGCACGGCAAGTCCACCACGGCGGGCATGCTCGCCCACATCCTGCGCACCCTTGGGCAGGGCCCGACGTACCTGATCGGTGCCGACCTGACCGGGGCGGGCTCTGGCGCCCACCTCGGCGCGTCCCGGCTGCTGGTGGCGGAGGCGGACGAGTCGGATCGCTCGTTTCACTTCCTCACTCCGTCGATCGCGGTCGTCACGAATGTGACCGACGACCACCCGGAGAACTTCGTCAGCCACGCCGAGGTCCTGCGGGCCTACGTCGAGTTCGGCGGCCGGGTCGCGCCGTACGGCTTCCTGATCGTCAACGCGGATTGCGTTGGCGCGACGGTGGCCGCCGATGTGATCGCCGACGAGCGTCCCGACCTGACGGTACTGCGGTACGGCCGGGACCGGACGGCGGACGTACGGCTGTTGGACGTGCACGCCGAGGGCTGGAGTGCGTCCGCGACGGTGCGGATGCCGAACGGAACGGAGGTCCGGCTGACGCTGCCGACTCCGGCGGCGCACCACCTGGACAACGCGGCGGCGGCCATGGCGTGCGCGGCGGCACTGGGCTTGGACCCCGGCGACGTGGCCGGGGCGGCGTGCACCTTCGCCGGGGTGCGTCGGCGGTTCGAGCACATCGACACCCGGGCCGGGGTGACGGTCATCGACTCCTACGCCGACCACCCGCACGAGATCGCCGCCGACCTCGACGCCGCGCGGACTCTGGCGCGGGGACGGGTGTTCGTGGTGTTCCAGCCGTCCGGTCACGCCCGCGTCCTGGCCTTCGGAGACCGCATCGGCGGCCTCTTGGCGGACAAGGCCGATCATGTCCTGCTGCTCGACGTGCACGGCACTGTGCCGGCGGGGCGGCCGGTCGCGGACGGCACGGCCATCATGACGCGACTGCGTGACGGTTCCTACTGTCTGCCGCTCGGCCCGGACCACGCGGCCCGGGTCATCGCGCGGATGGCCGGCCGCGGTGACGTGGTGGTGACGATGGGAACCGGTGACGTGACCGGCTACGGTACGGCGATCCTGGACACCCTGAGCAACCGATCCGAGGTCGCGCTGTCCGCGTGA
- a CDS encoding UDP-N-acetylmuramoyl-tripeptide--D-alanyl-D-alanine ligase — MSLQEIMAVVGGAIHDAAGPVTVTAPVVFDSRRVEPGGMFVALPGERVDGHDYAAQAIEAGAVAVLASRPVGVPAVVVEDVPTAYGRLARAVVDRLPQTTVIGVTGSVGKTSTKDILAQVLPAWGETVANRASNNNELGLPYTVTRATADTRYLVLEMGARGIGHVAYLTRIAPPTVSVVTRVGHAHIGEFGSVENIAQAKGEIVETLPSADKGGLAVLNGDDPLVTAMAPRTVARVLRYGIEQPADVRAESVSVDELGRARFRLVHDGQSAEVRLRLYGLHQASNALAAATVALGLGHPVDAVADAVSRAEAMSPGRMQVITRADGVTVINDAYNAAPDAMRAALRALHAMTGEGRRAVAVLGEMTEQGDHAARVHREIGQQVSEIGAGWLVAIGATNAEQYAIAAAGNGTAVDRAADVAEAWELLRGGLRPGDVVLVKAANSAGLLALADKLTEEPGTVTAEA, encoded by the coding sequence ATGAGCCTGCAAGAGATCATGGCCGTCGTCGGCGGAGCCATCCACGACGCCGCCGGCCCGGTGACGGTGACAGCCCCGGTGGTGTTCGACAGCCGGCGCGTGGAGCCCGGCGGGATGTTCGTGGCGCTGCCCGGTGAGCGCGTCGACGGGCACGACTATGCCGCCCAAGCCATCGAAGCAGGCGCGGTGGCGGTGCTGGCGTCACGGCCGGTCGGGGTGCCGGCGGTGGTCGTCGAGGACGTACCCACCGCGTACGGGCGACTGGCCCGCGCGGTGGTGGACCGGCTTCCGCAGACCACGGTGATCGGGGTGACCGGCTCCGTGGGCAAGACCTCGACCAAGGACATCCTCGCCCAGGTGCTGCCCGCGTGGGGTGAGACGGTGGCCAACCGGGCATCGAACAACAACGAGCTGGGGTTGCCGTACACGGTCACCCGAGCCACCGCCGACACGCGCTACCTGGTGTTGGAGATGGGAGCGCGGGGCATCGGGCACGTGGCCTACCTGACCCGTATCGCCCCGCCCACGGTCAGCGTCGTCACCCGCGTGGGGCACGCGCACATCGGTGAGTTCGGGTCGGTGGAGAACATCGCCCAGGCTAAGGGTGAGATCGTGGAAACCCTGCCCTCCGCCGACAAGGGAGGGTTGGCCGTACTCAACGGCGACGATCCGTTGGTGACCGCGATGGCGCCCCGCACCGTCGCCCGAGTGCTCCGGTACGGCATCGAGCAACCGGCCGACGTGCGCGCCGAGAGCGTGAGCGTGGACGAGTTGGGCCGTGCCCGATTCCGGCTCGTGCACGACGGCCAGTCCGCCGAGGTGCGGTTGCGGCTCTATGGGCTGCACCAGGCGTCGAACGCCCTTGCCGCCGCCACGGTCGCCCTTGGGCTGGGACATCCGGTCGATGCGGTGGCCGATGCGGTGTCGCGGGCGGAGGCGATGTCGCCGGGCCGGATGCAGGTGATCACTCGCGCGGACGGCGTGACGGTCATCAACGACGCCTACAACGCCGCTCCGGACGCCATGCGCGCCGCGCTCCGAGCCTTGCACGCGATGACCGGGGAGGGTCGCCGTGCTGTCGCGGTGTTGGGTGAGATGACCGAGCAGGGCGACCACGCTGCGCGGGTACACCGTGAGATCGGGCAGCAGGTTTCCGAGATCGGGGCCGGATGGCTGGTGGCGATCGGTGCGACGAACGCCGAGCAGTACGCGATCGCAGCCGCCGGCAACGGCACCGCAGTAGATCGGGCGGCGGACGTGGCTGAGGCATGGGAACTGCTGCGCGGCGGGCTGCGGCCAGGCGATGTCGTGTTGGTCAAGGCCGCGAACAGCGCCGGACTCCTCGCACTGGCAGACAAGCTGACCGAGGAGCCCGGCACCGTCACCGCCGAGGCGTAG
- a CDS encoding esterase-like activity of phytase family protein, producing the protein MREISTRRLGRALAGAGVLVHVLTLGGTASFAGGPKVGTPTLTGFAALPAATFVAGSEPSGSLVTGNTNGYSTPFADQPIQGFSGIADNGDGTFDVLSDNGYGNIANSADFLLRIHRLAPVFATGTVDVLGGINLTDPGHHVPWELTRPDRVLTGADFDVESIVKAADGTYWIGDEFGPYLLHFDRAGRLLAAPVPLDGVVAPETAARTGVPATLGGSKGFEGLAASPDARRLYAMLEGSVAGDPAGHLRINEFDPRTGAYTGKRYTYRLDAANLAIGDAIAIDRHRFLVIERDGGQGAGAVIKRLYVADKRDRNRDGLLDKTLLVDLMDIANPKRLGGFGSTFTFPFQTIENVVILDDRTVAVLNDNNFPFSTGRAAGVAEDNEWITIRLPASLDPDRRILK; encoded by the coding sequence ATGAGAGAGATCAGCACCAGGCGCCTGGGGCGGGCCCTCGCCGGCGCCGGCGTCCTCGTCCACGTCCTGACCCTGGGTGGCACCGCGTCCTTCGCCGGCGGCCCGAAGGTCGGCACACCGACGCTGACCGGCTTCGCCGCGCTGCCGGCCGCGACGTTCGTGGCGGGCAGTGAGCCCTCCGGCAGTCTCGTCACCGGCAACACCAACGGCTACTCCACCCCGTTCGCCGACCAGCCGATCCAGGGCTTCTCCGGCATCGCCGACAACGGCGACGGCACGTTCGACGTGCTGTCGGACAACGGCTACGGCAACATCGCCAACTCGGCCGACTTCCTGCTGCGCATCCACCGGCTCGCCCCGGTCTTCGCCACCGGCACCGTCGACGTGCTCGGTGGGATCAACCTCACCGACCCGGGCCACCACGTCCCCTGGGAACTGACCCGCCCGGACCGGGTGCTCACCGGCGCCGACTTCGACGTCGAGTCGATCGTCAAGGCGGCCGACGGCACGTACTGGATCGGCGACGAGTTCGGCCCCTACCTGCTGCACTTCGACCGGGCCGGCCGGCTGCTCGCCGCCCCCGTCCCGCTCGACGGCGTGGTCGCCCCGGAGACCGCCGCGCGCACCGGTGTCCCCGCCACCCTCGGCGGCAGCAAGGGATTCGAGGGCCTCGCCGCCTCCCCCGACGCCCGCCGCCTGTACGCGATGCTGGAGGGCAGCGTCGCCGGCGACCCCGCAGGGCACCTGAGGATCAACGAGTTCGACCCGCGGACCGGCGCGTACACCGGTAAGCGGTACACCTACCGGCTCGATGCGGCCAACCTGGCGATCGGCGACGCGATCGCCATCGACAGGCACCGCTTCCTGGTCATCGAGCGCGACGGCGGCCAGGGTGCCGGTGCCGTGATCAAGCGGCTCTACGTCGCCGACAAGCGCGACCGCAACCGCGACGGGCTGCTGGACAAGACGCTGCTGGTCGACCTGATGGACATCGCGAACCCGAAGCGGCTGGGCGGCTTCGGCAGCACGTTCACGTTCCCGTTCCAGACCATCGAGAACGTGGTGATCCTGGACGACAGGACGGTCGCCGTGCTCAACGACAACAACTTCCCGTTCTCCACCGGCCGGGCGGCCGGCGTGGCCGAGGACAACGAGTGGATCACCATCAGGCTGCCCGCGTCGCTCGACCCGGACCGGCGCATTCTCAAGTGA
- a CDS encoding hypervirulence associated TUDOR domain-containing protein, with protein MAETEFHPGDHVSWASHSGRGHGVVQERLTERTRLRGRAVNASPQAPQYRIRNDDSGRDVAHRPEVLRREPG; from the coding sequence ATGGCCGAGACGGAGTTCCACCCGGGCGACCACGTCTCCTGGGCCAGCCACAGCGGCCGGGGGCACGGCGTGGTGCAGGAGAGACTGACCGAACGCACCCGCCTGCGGGGTCGCGCCGTGAACGCCTCCCCGCAGGCGCCGCAGTACCGCATCCGCAACGACGACTCGGGCCGGGACGTCGCCCATCGCCCGGAGGTGCTGCGCCGTGAACCGGGATGA
- the polA gene encoding DNA polymerase I codes for MTATTPRLLLVDGHSLAYRAFFALPVENFSTTTGQPTNAVYGFTSMLINVLRDEQPTHIVVAFDVSRRSFRTEKYAEYKAGRSETPTDFKGQVSLVKEVLAALRIPVVEMAGYEADDIIATLACQSRDQGMPVLISTGDRDAFQLVDDQITVLYPRKGVSDLARMDPAAVEAKYGVGPGRYRDLAALVGETSDNLPGVPGVGPKTAAKWINTYGGVEGVIARADEIKGKAGDSLRERLADVIRNYEINCLVSDLDLPLRPEDARWQGWDREAVHQVFDTLQFRILRDRLYQYLDAVEPEAEAGFDLAGEVLAAPGALPGWLQTHAPAGVPVGVAVKLDTGPNRRHTATVSAMALATTGGAAAWFDPSGLAQADETALAGWLADETRPKVLHDSKPAVLAFAAHGWSLAGIARDTQIAAYLARPDQRSYDLTDLALRYLHRELRVDAPESGQLTLDGLGGDGVAEQNLMLHARATLDLAEAIDAELSRDGEQSARLMAGVELPLMRVLAQLERTGIAADTDYLSELEAHFAAEVKAAAQGAYEAVGREFNLGSPKQLQEILFGELNLPKTKRIKTGYTTDADALQWLHAQNPHPVLAHLLRHRDVAKLKSTVDGLLKSVSDDGRIHTTFNQTVAATGRLSSTEPNLQNIPIRTEEGRRIRRAFVVGKGYECLLTADYSQIEMRIMAHLSADDALIQAFNSGADFHAATASSVFVVPLAEVTPDQRRKIKAMNYGLAYGLSAFGLSQQLGISAEEARGLMENYFAGFGGVRDYLQEVVARARQDGYTSTILGRRRYLPDLVSDNRQRREMAERMALNAPIQGSAADIIKVAMLHVDTALRDAGSGSRVLLQVHDELVFEVAPGERAALEELVRREMGGAYPLSVPLEVSVGEGRDWNTADH; via the coding sequence GTGACAGCTACGACCCCGCGCCTGCTCCTCGTCGACGGACACTCCCTGGCATACCGGGCGTTCTTCGCCCTGCCGGTGGAAAACTTCTCCACCACGACCGGGCAGCCGACCAACGCGGTCTACGGCTTCACCTCGATGTTGATCAACGTGTTGCGTGACGAGCAGCCGACCCACATCGTGGTCGCCTTCGACGTCTCCCGCCGCTCCTTCCGGACGGAGAAGTACGCCGAGTACAAGGCGGGCCGCAGCGAGACCCCGACCGACTTCAAGGGGCAGGTGAGCCTCGTCAAGGAGGTCCTCGCGGCGCTGCGGATCCCGGTGGTGGAGATGGCAGGCTACGAGGCCGACGACATCATCGCCACCCTGGCCTGCCAGTCTCGCGACCAGGGCATGCCGGTGCTGATCTCCACCGGCGACCGGGACGCCTTCCAACTGGTCGACGACCAGATCACCGTGCTCTACCCGCGCAAGGGCGTCTCCGACCTGGCCCGGATGGATCCGGCGGCGGTCGAGGCGAAGTACGGCGTCGGCCCCGGCCGCTACCGCGACCTGGCCGCGCTGGTCGGTGAGACCAGCGACAACCTGCCCGGCGTCCCGGGCGTCGGCCCGAAGACCGCGGCCAAGTGGATCAACACGTACGGCGGGGTGGAGGGCGTGATCGCCCGCGCCGACGAGATCAAGGGCAAGGCCGGCGACAGCCTGCGCGAGCGGCTGGCCGACGTGATCCGCAACTACGAGATCAACTGCCTGGTGTCGGACCTGGACCTGCCGCTGCGTCCCGAGGACGCCCGCTGGCAGGGGTGGGACCGCGAGGCGGTGCACCAGGTCTTCGACACCCTCCAGTTCCGCATCCTGCGCGACCGGCTCTACCAGTACCTGGACGCCGTCGAGCCGGAGGCCGAGGCGGGCTTCGACCTGGCCGGCGAGGTGCTCGCGGCGCCCGGTGCCCTGCCTGGCTGGCTCCAGACGCACGCACCGGCCGGCGTTCCGGTCGGTGTCGCGGTCAAGCTCGACACCGGCCCCAACCGCCGGCACACCGCCACCGTCAGCGCGATGGCACTGGCCACCACCGGCGGCGCGGCGGCCTGGTTCGACCCGAGCGGGCTGGCGCAGGCCGACGAAACGGCCCTCGCGGGCTGGCTGGCCGACGAGACCCGGCCCAAGGTGCTGCACGACAGCAAGCCCGCGGTGCTCGCGTTCGCCGCGCACGGCTGGTCGCTGGCCGGCATCGCCCGGGACACCCAGATCGCGGCCTACCTCGCCCGCCCCGACCAGCGTTCCTACGACCTGACCGACCTGGCGCTGCGCTACCTGCACCGGGAGCTGCGGGTCGACGCTCCGGAAAGTGGCCAGCTGACGCTGGACGGTCTCGGCGGCGACGGCGTGGCCGAGCAGAACCTCATGCTGCACGCCCGGGCCACCCTCGACCTGGCCGAGGCGATCGACGCCGAGCTGTCCCGCGACGGGGAGCAGTCGGCCCGGCTGATGGCCGGGGTGGAACTGCCGCTGATGCGGGTGCTGGCGCAACTGGAGCGCACCGGCATCGCCGCCGACACCGACTACCTCTCCGAGTTGGAGGCGCACTTCGCCGCCGAGGTGAAGGCCGCCGCACAGGGCGCGTACGAGGCGGTGGGGCGGGAGTTCAACCTCGGCTCGCCCAAGCAGTTGCAGGAGATCCTCTTCGGTGAGCTGAACCTGCCCAAGACCAAGCGGATCAAGACGGGTTACACCACCGACGCGGACGCCCTGCAGTGGCTCCACGCACAGAATCCACATCCGGTGCTGGCCCATCTGCTGCGTCACCGGGACGTGGCCAAGCTCAAGTCGACCGTGGACGGGTTGCTCAAGTCGGTCTCCGACGACGGTCGGATCCACACCACCTTCAACCAGACGGTGGCCGCCACCGGCCGGCTCTCCTCCACCGAGCCCAACCTGCAGAACATCCCGATCCGCACCGAGGAGGGGCGGCGGATCCGCCGCGCGTTCGTGGTGGGGAAGGGGTACGAATGCCTCCTCACCGCCGACTACAGCCAGATCGAGATGCGGATCATGGCGCACCTGTCGGCCGACGACGCGCTGATCCAGGCCTTCAACTCCGGCGCCGACTTCCACGCGGCGACCGCCTCCTCGGTCTTCGTGGTGCCGTTGGCCGAGGTGACCCCGGACCAGCGCCGCAAGATCAAGGCAATGAACTACGGCCTGGCGTACGGGCTGAGCGCCTTCGGCCTGTCCCAGCAACTCGGCATCAGCGCCGAGGAGGCGCGCGGGCTGATGGAGAACTACTTCGCCGGCTTCGGTGGCGTCCGCGACTACCTGCAGGAGGTGGTCGCCCGGGCCCGGCAGGACGGCTACACCTCCACCATCCTCGGCCGCCGCCGCTACCTGCCCGACCTGGTAAGCGACAACCGGCAGCGGCGGGAGATGGCCGAGCGGATGGCGCTCAACGCGCCGATCCAGGGCTCCGCGGCGGACATCATCAAGGTCGCCATGCTGCACGTCGACACCGCGCTGCGCGACGCCGGCTCGGGTTCCCGGGTGCTGCTACAGGTGCACGACGAGTTGGTCTTCGAGGTGGCGCCGGGGGAACGGGCGGCCCTGGAGGAGCTGGTGCGGCGTGAGATGGGTGGCGCGTACCCGCTCTCGGTGCCGTTGGAGGTGTCGGTCGGTGAGGGACGGGACTGGAACACCGCCGACCACTGA
- a CDS encoding ABC transporter ATP-binding protein, with amino-acid sequence MLLELDDVSVSYGRIEALHGISLTVNEGEVVALIGANGAGKTTTMRAISGIRSLSGGRITFNGEDISKLRADLRVVRGLCQSPEGRQIFPGMTVLENLDMGAYTRRDHAGIAADLERVLEMFPRLRERRKQAGGTLSGGEQQMLAVGRALMSRPKLLLLDEPSMGLAPMIIQQIFDIIVEINQQGTTVLLVEQNAQQALSRAHRAYVLETGRIVKEGSGEELLHDPSIKEAYLGVA; translated from the coding sequence ATGCTGCTTGAGTTGGACGACGTCAGCGTCTCGTACGGCCGGATCGAGGCGCTGCACGGCATCAGCCTTACCGTCAACGAGGGCGAGGTGGTGGCCCTGATCGGCGCGAACGGTGCCGGCAAGACCACCACCATGCGGGCGATCTCCGGCATCCGGTCGCTCTCCGGCGGCCGGATCACCTTCAACGGTGAGGACATCAGCAAGCTCCGCGCCGACCTGCGGGTGGTCCGGGGCCTGTGCCAGTCCCCCGAGGGCCGGCAGATCTTCCCCGGCATGACCGTCCTGGAGAACCTGGACATGGGGGCGTACACCCGGCGGGACCACGCCGGCATCGCCGCCGACCTGGAGCGGGTGCTGGAGATGTTCCCCCGGCTGCGCGAGCGGCGCAAGCAGGCCGGTGGCACGCTCTCCGGCGGTGAGCAGCAGATGCTCGCCGTCGGTCGGGCGTTGATGAGCCGGCCGAAGCTGCTGCTGCTGGACGAGCCGTCGATGGGCCTCGCTCCGATGATCATTCAGCAGATCTTCGACATCATCGTGGAGATCAACCAGCAGGGCACCACCGTCCTGCTGGTGGAGCAGAACGCGCAGCAGGCGCTCTCCCGTGCGCACCGGGCCTACGTCCTGGAGACCGGGCGGATCGTCAAGGAGGGCTCCGGCGAGGAACTCCTGCACGACCCCTCGATCAAGGAGGCGTACCTGGGCGTGGCCTGA